The DNA window ACGCTGGGGCGGCGGGGGTAGTCTTTCGCCTGCGTCGACCTGCGTTCGAGCTTCATTAGAGAGAAATCGTCGTCATGAGTCCAAGAGCATTACTTCGTTGTATCGTCATCAGCCTTCTGCTTGCCCTGTTGTCTCCTCCCCTCGTTGGCTTCTTCGTTTCGTTTTCCGACAGTGAGTTCTACTCGCAGTTGATCGGTGAGATCGCCGCGCGGGAAGGGTTGATGAGCGGATACCTGCTCGCCGCCCTCGCTAGTTTCATCGTATTAATCCTGGCTACCCTGGCGGTACAGGTGTTGACCCCGCAATTGGCCAACATTGCGCGTATCGAGAACGACGATCGAGAGATCGGCGTGGTCAAATGGTTCAACGTCAACAAGGGGTACGGCTTCATCACCCGCGAAGGGGGCGAGGATGTGTTCGTTCACTTCCGCGCGATCCGCGGCAAAGGGCATCGCACCCTGGTCGAGGGGCAGCGGGTTCGCTACCACGCGATCGAGAACGATCGCGGATTGCAGGCCGAGGACGTCACCGTCATCACCTGAGGCGTGACCAGCGGCGAAGCGGGTTCCACCCGCTTCGCGCCAATGGCGCGGTCAGCCGTGACCCCAAGGCCCAGCAGGCATCGCTTGCTGGGCTTTTTTCTCGCCTGTCGCCAAGCCGCGTGGTGGT is part of the Halotalea alkalilenta genome and encodes:
- a CDS encoding cold-shock protein, with product MSPRALLRCIVISLLLALLSPPLVGFFVSFSDSEFYSQLIGEIAAREGLMSGYLLAALASFIVLILATLAVQVLTPQLANIARIENDDREIGVVKWFNVNKGYGFITREGGEDVFVHFRAIRGKGHRTLVEGQRVRYHAIENDRGLQAEDVTVIT